The proteins below come from a single Paraburkholderia flagellata genomic window:
- the cyoD gene encoding cytochrome o ubiquinol oxidase subunit IV, which translates to MSQSHATHHAVHDASHGSLKGYMIGTVLSLVLTLASFGVVMFRVVSPGFGLAAIVLLCIAQLVVQLVYFLHIGASREQRSNTAIFICTAFLIVVIVGLSLWVMHNANVNMMPTQISIDRAMAHD; encoded by the coding sequence GTGAGCCAATCCCACGCCACTCACCACGCCGTGCATGACGCGTCGCACGGCAGCCTCAAGGGCTACATGATCGGCACTGTGCTTTCGCTCGTGCTCACGCTGGCGTCGTTCGGCGTGGTGATGTTTCGAGTCGTTTCGCCGGGCTTCGGGCTGGCCGCCATCGTCTTGCTCTGCATCGCGCAACTCGTCGTGCAACTCGTGTATTTCCTGCATATCGGCGCGTCGCGCGAGCAGCGTTCGAATACGGCGATCTTTATCTGCACGGCGTTTCTGATTGTGGTGATCGTCGGGCTTTCGCTGTGGGTCATGCACAACGCGAACGTCAACATGATGCCCACGCAGATCTCGATCGACCGCGCCATGGCGCACGATTGA
- the cyoB gene encoding cytochrome o ubiquinol oxidase subunit I: MFGKLTLDAVPWHEPIIMATGAVVALGGLALLAAITIAGKWGYLWREWITSVDHKRIGVMYIILAVVMLLRGFADAIMMRAQQAIAYGDSAGYLPPHHYDQIFTAHGVIMIFFVATPLILGLMNVVVPLQIGARDVAYPFVNSLSFWLSVVGAVLVMVSMFVGDFAATGWVAYPPLSELGYSPTVGMDYYIWSLQLSGLGTTLSGINFIVTILRMRAPGMDMMKMPVFVWTAFITNILIVAVFPVLTGTLALLTMDRYFDMHFFTNELGGNAMMYINLIWVWGHPEVYILILPAFGAYSEIIATFSGKPLFGYKSMVYATASIGILSFFVWLHHFFTMGSGANVNAFFGIMTTVISIPTGVKLFNWLFTMYRGRIRYHSATLWTIGFMVTFAVGGMTGVLLAVPGADFVLHNSLFLVAHFHNVIIGGVVFGCLAGVSFWFPKVFGFTLNEFWGKVSFWCWLIGYWLAFTPLYILGFEGMTRRMNHYEVAEWHPWLVVALVGAVFVGLGILAFIVQIVVSLREREANRDVTGDPWDGRSLEWSTSSPAPFYNFAVLPEITSMEQHWDNKEAGRAYVQPRKYEDIHMPRNTGAGFIIAAFSLLFGFAIVWHMWLFAAVGLVGMIATFIVRTYDQDVDYWVPAAEVERIENARFRQLGIQRFDQSEQIEEMA; this comes from the coding sequence ATGTTCGGAAAACTCACGCTCGACGCCGTTCCCTGGCACGAGCCGATCATCATGGCCACGGGCGCCGTCGTGGCGCTCGGCGGCCTCGCCTTGCTCGCCGCGATCACGATCGCGGGCAAGTGGGGCTATTTGTGGCGCGAGTGGATCACCTCGGTCGATCACAAGCGCATTGGCGTCATGTACATCATCCTCGCGGTCGTCATGCTGCTGCGCGGTTTCGCCGATGCGATCATGATGCGCGCGCAACAAGCTATCGCTTACGGCGACTCGGCGGGCTATCTGCCGCCGCATCACTACGATCAGATCTTCACGGCGCACGGCGTCATCATGATCTTCTTCGTGGCCACGCCGCTCATTCTCGGCTTGATGAACGTGGTCGTGCCGCTGCAGATCGGCGCGCGCGACGTGGCCTATCCGTTCGTCAACTCGCTGAGCTTCTGGCTCTCCGTGGTGGGCGCGGTGCTCGTGATGGTCTCGATGTTCGTGGGCGATTTCGCGGCCACGGGCTGGGTGGCGTATCCGCCGCTTTCGGAGCTGGGCTATAGCCCGACCGTTGGTATGGATTACTACATATGGTCGCTCCAGCTATCGGGTCTCGGCACTACGCTCTCGGGCATCAACTTCATCGTCACGATCCTGCGTATGCGTGCGCCGGGCATGGACATGATGAAGATGCCGGTGTTCGTGTGGACGGCGTTCATCACCAACATCCTGATCGTCGCGGTGTTCCCGGTGCTCACCGGCACACTCGCGCTGCTCACGATGGACCGCTACTTCGACATGCATTTCTTCACGAACGAGTTGGGCGGCAATGCGATGATGTACATCAACCTGATCTGGGTCTGGGGTCACCCGGAGGTGTACATCCTCATCCTGCCCGCGTTCGGTGCGTACTCCGAAATCATCGCGACGTTCTCGGGCAAGCCGCTGTTCGGCTACAAGTCGATGGTCTACGCCACGGCGTCGATCGGCATTCTCTCGTTCTTCGTGTGGCTGCATCACTTCTTCACGATGGGCTCGGGCGCGAACGTCAATGCGTTCTTCGGCATCATGACCACGGTCATTTCGATTCCGACCGGCGTGAAGCTCTTCAACTGGCTCTTCACGATGTATCGAGGCCGCATTCGCTATCACAGCGCCACGCTCTGGACTATCGGCTTCATGGTGACGTTCGCGGTGGGCGGTATGACCGGCGTGCTGCTGGCCGTGCCGGGCGCGGACTTCGTGCTGCACAACTCGCTCTTCCTCGTCGCGCACTTCCACAACGTGATCATCGGCGGCGTGGTGTTCGGCTGCCTTGCGGGCGTGAGCTTCTGGTTCCCCAAGGTGTTTGGCTTCACGCTCAATGAGTTCTGGGGCAAGGTGTCGTTCTGGTGCTGGCTGATCGGCTACTGGCTCGCGTTCACGCCGCTCTACATTCTCGGCTTCGAAGGCATGACGCGCCGCATGAACCACTACGAAGTGGCCGAGTGGCATCCGTGGCTCGTGGTGGCGCTCGTGGGCGCGGTATTCGTGGGCCTTGGCATTCTCGCGTTCATCGTGCAGATCGTGGTGAGCCTGCGCGAGCGCGAAGCGAACCGCGACGTGACCGGCGACCCGTGGGACGGCCGCAGCCTCGAATGGTCGACTTCATCGCCCGCGCCGTTCTACAACTTCGCCGTGCTGCCGGAGATCACCTCGATGGAGCAGCACTGGGACAACAAGGAAGCCGGCCGCGCCTACGTGCAGCCGCGCAAGTACGAAGACATCCACATGCCGCGCAATACGGGTGCGGGCTTCATCATCGCCGCATTCAGCCTGTTGTTCGGCTTCGCGATCGTGTGGCACATGTGGTTGTTCGCGGCGGTGGGACTCGTCGGCATGATCGCCACGTTCATCGTGCGCACCTACGACCAGGATGTGGACTACTGGGTCCCGGCCGCCGAGGTCGAGCGCATCGAGAACGCGCGCTTCAGGCAACTTGGCATCCAGCGTTTCGATCAATCCGAGCAAATCGAGGAGATGGCTTAA
- the cyoC gene encoding cytochrome o ubiquinol oxidase subunit III, whose amino-acid sequence MAHAATTHAHGHGHDDSAKTTLGFWIYLMSDCLIFATLFATFGVLANATAGGPGAKDLFELPYVLGETLLLLASSVTFGMAMLNLYAQRRGQVIVWLAVTFLFGAGFVAMELNEFAKLVADGAGPGTSAYLSAYFTLVGTHGLHVTAGLLWIAIMMHQTFKFGLTGTVRRRLACLSLFWHFLDLVWICVFTFVYLRGFL is encoded by the coding sequence ATGGCTCACGCTGCTACTACTCACGCTCATGGTCATGGTCACGACGACAGCGCCAAGACCACATTGGGCTTCTGGATCTACCTGATGAGCGACTGCCTCATCTTCGCGACGCTCTTCGCCACCTTCGGCGTGCTCGCGAATGCGACGGCAGGCGGTCCGGGCGCGAAGGATCTGTTCGAACTGCCGTACGTGCTGGGCGAAACGCTGCTGCTGCTGGCAAGCAGCGTCACGTTCGGCATGGCCATGCTCAATCTCTACGCGCAGCGGCGCGGCCAGGTGATCGTGTGGCTCGCCGTGACGTTCCTTTTCGGCGCGGGCTTCGTCGCAATGGAGCTGAACGAGTTCGCCAAGCTCGTCGCCGATGGAGCGGGGCCCGGCACGAGCGCGTACCTTTCGGCGTACTTCACGCTGGTCGGCACGCACGGCCTGCACGTCACGGCGGGTCTGTTGTGGATCGCGATCATGATGCACCAGACCTTCAAGTTCGGCCTGACCGGCACGGTCCGCCGCCGCCTCGCGTGCCTGAGCCTGTTTTGGCACTTTCTCGATCTCGTGTGGATCTGTGTGTTTACGTTCGTTTATCTGCGAGGTTTCCTGTGA